The genomic stretch TTGCGCGCCGCGGTGGAGCAGGGTCAGCTGGTTCCATTCGAGGTCGCCGGAAAGGGCGGCGGCGGGAGCCAAGACCAGCTCACCGGAGGCGGTGCTCAGGTCCAGCTCGAGCGGCTCGGTGGATTCGGTCGAGGGGCTGTGACGGAGCAGCCGGAGAGGATGGCCCGGTGCCCAGACCAGAAGGCTGAGGGGGCGTGCCGGCACTTGCAGCCGGAAGCCTCCGCCCGCGGCGCTCACCGCCCGGCGCTGGCTGGCGGACAAGCCCTGATGAGGATCCGGTTGGGCGAGCACCAGAGCGCCCGCCAGGCCACGACCCTGGGCAACGACCCGGCCGCTGATCTCCGCTTCCCGCTCCACCACCAGCCGAAGCGAGCCGGGATCGAGGCCTTCCTGGAGGCTGATCTGCCGCCAGGGGCTCTTGCCGTTTTCGTGAGCTGCCCGGATCAGCACATCCCCTGGGGTTAGGCCCTCGATCTCGAAGCGGCCTTCGTCGTCGGCCTGGTCCAGAGCTTCCCGGCGCTTTTGCTCCGGTCGCAGTCCGATGAGGGTGAGGTGTGCGTTGGCTAGAGCTTCGCCGTCCTCGTCTACCACCTCGCCATAAAGGAGCGTGTCCGGCAGCTCGATGTCCAGCTCCGCTATCAGCTCACCTTGCGGCACCTCGACCTCCACCGGCTCGAGGGTTCGAACCCCTCGGCCACCGGGCGGCCGCAGCTCCAGCGGCCAGGTACCTTCCCGAGGGAGATAGCCTTCGAACCGCCCGTCCTCATCGAGGGGAAAGTTCAGCCGCTCCTTGCCTTGGGTCGTACCGAAAATGAGCTCCCCGGTTACGGGGTCGCCTCCTCGCCGGACGGCCCCCACCACCTCGATCACCGGAATCTCGATCCACTCCTCTTGCTCGCCGCCCCGCACCTCGACGGGGTGGTTCCACCAGGTGGCGCCGGTCTCGTCGAAGACGCGGAGTTGGTAAGTGCCGGGTTCCAGCGCGGTCGAGGTCCAGCCTTGCGCCGAGGAAGTGGCTTCAGCGACGGTTTCCAGGTAGTGGGCGGAAGGGTGAGCCCGCAGCAGGCGCAGCTGCCAGGGGCGTCCCCACGGGTCGGCCTCTGGTTCGACCTGCACCGTGAGCCGCGTGGGCTTGGGCACCACGAGGGCGGATGGTAGCCGGGTTTCCTCCCGGGTCTGGACCAGCAGGCTGGGGACCCGGGCGGTGGACAGACCGGGGAACGTTGCGCTGAGCTCGTATTCGCCGGCCTCGACGCCTTGGAGCTGGAAGAAGCCGTTCGGTTGTGCCTGGACCTTGTGTGCCTTGGCCGCGAGGCCAGAGCCTGCCGCCGTGGTCCCTTGGGCGACGGGGGTCAGCCTGACCGTGGCCGTCGCTGCTTCTTGGCCCGCAGCTGTCGGCACCGGCTCCGCGTCGGCCGTCACCCAACCCGAAACCGATGCTCCCCAGGTCATCTGCAGGTTGCCGAGGTTGACGCTCCGACGGGGTTCCTTCTGGTCAGGCTCCAGATCGACGCTCCACAGGTAGAGGGGGATCAATCCGTCGACGGAGAGGCGAAGATCGACGGTCGTGGCGGGAAGTGCGCAGCGGAATCGGTAACCAGCCCGTCCCTCCAAAGGAACGAGCGGACATGGCTCGGCGACGGCTACCTCGGGCTCCGTACGCCCGTCGGCCCCTGCGGCCGGCCACCGGATCCCGACTCGCAATGCCTCCGCTTGGGCTCCTGCGGGCAGAGTGACTTCTCCCGAGACGAGGACCGCTGGAAAGAGCCGCACCACGATGGGGGTGGAGGTAGCTCGGCGTACCTCCACCCGCTCACACCAATACCCGGGGCTGGAGCAATGAACCACAAACGGTCGATCCTCGGGCAGCGGGATCTCGAGGCGTCCTGGAGCGGTGAACTGTAGAGAGGGTAGATCTGGACGCGCCAGTTCCCCGTCGTCCCGGTGGCGGCTCGGGAGGAGACGGACTGTCACCGGAAGAGGCTCCGCGGGGGTAGGGCCCTCGACCACCACCTGGAGCCCGACCGTCTCCTGCTTTCGGGGCTCCTGCTCCGATTTCCCGTTCTCTGCGGCGGTCAGCGGGCCGAAGAGGAGTTGGGGGCTGAGCACGCAGATCGTGCTCACGATGGCGAGACGCAGGCGAGTTGAGATGGGGGTCAAAAGTGTTTCTTGAAAAGATTTCAAGCTGGATGGGCGTCGTCAGGGCTCTTTCCTGGAATCTCTTCAGGTTTTAGCCTAGCGTTAGTTTTGCCTTGCTGCAATATCTGGTGGATCCTGGGTGGGTTCCAGCGGAGGTGGGAGATTGGCAGGGCTGCTCTGGTGGAGTGAGGGGAAGCCTCCTCACCTTTCCCCCGCCCACACCAAGTCAAACCTTCCCAACCCTCGCAGCAGTGGGGCGGTGGTGTCGAGGAGGGAGCCTTCTTCGCCGCCGGCGGATTTGGCCATGGCTAGGTGGGTGGCGTCGACGCGGGGGGCGGGGAGGGCGGAGTCGTAGGCGACCCAGGTGCCGTGGATCCAGGTCTCGACCCAGGCGTGGGGGACCAGCCGGCCGGTGGGTTGACGCGCGCCCTCCGGGCGAGCGCTGCCGGTGTAGACCAGGCCCACTACGATCCGGGACGGTAGGTCGGCGGCGCGCAGCAGGGCGGCGAGGAGGAAGGCGTTTTCGGTGCAGTCGCCGTCCCGAGAGTCGAAGGTCTGACGGGCGGTGGCGAGACCGACGCCGGAGCCTCGGAAGCGGATGTTCTTGGAAACCCAGGACTGCAGATTGTGGGCGCGGCGCAGAGGGTCGTCGACGCCGTCGGTGAGCCGTTTCGCCAAGGCGCGGAGGGTCGGGTCGTCGCTCTCGAGGAGGCCCGTGGCGTCGAGATAGGTGCGCCGTTGGCCCGGGGGAGTGGCCGGGGCGGTGGGGTTGGGGCGGGGCTCCGGCGGCACTCGCACGACGAGGGTAGGTCCTTCGGGACGCTCCTCGACCCGCTGGCGTTGGTCGCTGGGGAAGAGCTCGGTCAGGGATGGGGAGCCATCATCCCTTGGTGCTAGACGATAGGCGGCGCGGCGCAGGTCCCGAGAATCGTCGAGGATGTGATCGAGGCTGACGGAGATGCGTTCGAAGGCGGAGAGGCTCTGCTC from Acidobacteriota bacterium encodes the following:
- a CDS encoding carboxypeptidase-like regulatory domain-containing protein; amino-acid sequence: MIPLYLWSVDLEPDQKEPRRSVNLGNLQMTWGASVSGWVTADAEPVPTAAGQEAATATVRLTPVAQGTTAAGSGLAAKAHKVQAQPNGFFQLQGVEAGEYELSATFPGLSTARVPSLLVQTREETRLPSALVVPKPTRLTVQVEPEADPWGRPWQLRLLRAHPSAHYLETVAEATSSAQGWTSTALEPGTYQLRVFDETGATWWNHPVEVRGGEQEEWIEIPVIEVVGAVRRGGDPVTGELIFGTTQGKERLNFPLDEDGRFEGYLPREGTWPLELRPPGGRGVRTLEPVEVEVPQGELIAELDIELPDTLLYGEVVDEDGEALANAHLTLIGLRPEQKRREALDQADDEGRFEIEGLTPGDVLIRAAHENGKSPWRQISLQEGLDPGSLRLVVEREAEISGRVVAQGRGLAGALVLAQPDPHQGLSASQRRAVSAAGGGFRLQVPARPLSLLVWAPGHPLRLLRHSPSTESTEPLELDLSTASGELVLAPAAALSGDLEWNQLTLLHRGAQVSFLVLVRDLQLPLDRELRLSIPQAQPGEYALCATGPATCARGVLAPGGQLLLELALPEQAAAQHSTISSPTLNASSQELR